The Magnolia sinica isolate HGM2019 chromosome 9, MsV1, whole genome shotgun sequence genome contains a region encoding:
- the LOC131256604 gene encoding mitochondrial import receptor subunit TOM7-1-like produces MASRTASGKGKGKSGKGSKGSENRSAAKCLKEWSTWTMKKAKVITHYGFIPLIIVIGMNSEPKPHLSQLLSPV; encoded by the coding sequence ATGGCGTCGAGAACTGCATCTGGGAAGGGAAAAGGCAAATCGGGGAAGGGGTCGAAGGGGTCTGAGAATCGATCCGCAGCGAAATGCTTGAAGGAATGGAGCACATGGACCATGAAGAAAGCCAAGGTCATCACCCACTACGGTTTCATCCCTCTCATCATCGTCATCGGCATGAATTCAGAGCCAAAACCCCATCTCTCTCAGCTCCTCAGCCCTGTTTGA